AGTGCTGTTGCAGGTTTTCCAGCAAACGCAGGACGCGCCCCCAGCCCAGTGATTCCCCCCAGCCAATCGGGCCTTGCGGGTAGTTGACACCCAAACGCATGGCGGTATCGATATCCTCGGCGCTGGCGACGCCTTTTTGCAGCGCGTCCAGCGCTTCGTTCGCCAGCATCGCCACCGTGCGCCACACCAGCAGGCCCGGATAATCGGCGATGCGCAGCACCTTTTTGCCCTGCTGCTGGTAGAAATAAACCGCTTTGTCGGTGGCGGCTTGTGAATTGATGGCAGCACTTGCCAGCACTACCGTGTCGCCCGCCGCGTAGTCGTACAGCACCACCGGGCGGTTGTGCTGTACGCTTAAGGCCAGCGCGGTTTCGCCAGTGGTTTCCAGCAGCAGCACCTCGTCCAGTTCAGTGACAACGTCACGCTTAATATTCTTTGCACCACTCGCTGCTGGTACCGCAGCCAACGCCAGTTCCGGCGCTGCTTCAACAGGCCAGCGATAAACGCCGTGACCGCTTTTCTTGCCCAGACGCCCGGCAATAGCCAGCTCCTGTTGCAGCAGCGACGGCAGAAAACGTCGGTCCTGCCAGAAGGCGTTAAATACCGAACAGGTCACCGCAAAATTGACGTCCTGGCCGATAAGGTCGGTCAGCGCCAGCGGCCCCATCGGGAACCCGCCGCCGTCGCGCAATGCGGCGTCAATCACCTCAGGCGTAGCCACCTGCTCTTCCAGCGCTCGCCAGGCTTCGGCGTAAAACGGACGCGCCACGCGGTTGACAATAAAGCCCGGCGTTGAACGGCAGCGCACCGGCTGTTTACCCCAGGCGCTTACGGACTGGCACAGTTGCTCAACCACTTCGGCTGAGGTCGCCAGCCCGCTGACCACTTCGACCAGCTTCATCACCGGAGCGGGGTTAAAGAAATGCAGACCCGCTACGCGCTCGGGATGTTTAATGCCAGCGGCAATGGCGGTTATGGAAATCGACGAGGTATTGCTGGTCAACAGCGTCGACGGGGAGCAGATCTCCGCCAGTTGGCTGAACAGCGCCTGTTTGATCTCCAGACGCTCGGACGCCGCTTCAATCACCAGTTGCGCATCCGCAAGCTGATTCAGTTCAGTTGCCGGAGTAATACGCGCCAGCAGCGCCTGCGCCTGCTCAACGCGGAGTTTTCCACGGCTGACGCGGGAAGCCAGGCGCTGGGCGATACCGTCAACAGCGCGGGTAATCGCGTCAGCGGAAATGTCATACAGCAGCACCGAATGCCCGGCGCTGGCAGCCACTTCAACGATGCCTGCGCCCATGGTGCCGCCGCCAATCACGGCGACGGTGTGGAGTGTTTGCGTCATGGCTTATTTCCCGCTGAACTGTGGAGGACGTTTGCCGAGGAAGGCGCTGACGCCCTCGCGATAGTCGTCGCTGCGCCCGGCAAGGCGCTGGAAATCGCGCTCAACGTCTAGCTGGTCATCCAGGGAGTTGGTTTCCGCCAGCTGTAACGCTTTCTTGATGAGCCCTAAGCCGTAGGTGGGCTGGGAAGCCAGATGGCGCGCCAGCGTCAGGCTGGTATCTTTAAGCTCTGCGTCATCCACCAGTTGCCAGATCATGCCCCACTGCGCGGCTTGTTCTGCGCTCAAGCTGTCGCCCAGCAGCATCAACCCCATCGCGCGGGCGCGGGTGGTGACGCGCGGTAATACCCAGCTACCGCCGCAGTCCGGTACCAGACCGAGTTTGCTGAAAGCCATCACAAATTTCGCAGAACGCGCCGCCAGCACGATATCGCAGCCCAGCGCCAGCGTGGCACCAGCACCTGCCGCCACGCCGTTGACCGCACAAATCACCGGCTTGGGCAGCGCGGCTAAGCGACGCACCAGCGGGTTATAAAAACGCTCCACCGACATGCCTAAATCCGGAGCGGGGCCGCTCGGGTCAACGTTACGGTCGTTCAGGTCTTGTCCGGCGCAAAAACCGCGCCCGGCACCGGTAATCAGCAGGCAGCGAATGGTCTCGTCGCGTTCGGCCTGCTTGAGACTCTCGGACAACTGCTGGTGCATGGCGTCGTTAAAGCTGTTGAGTCGGTCCGGGCGGTTCAGGGTGATGGTCATCACGCCCTGGTCGATATCGCTAAGAATGAATGCGTCCACGGTTAACGTCCTTTGAAGGCTGGGGTGCGTTTTTCTAAAAAGGCAGCGATGCCTTCGCGACGGTCTTCGGTGGCGCTGAGCAGCGTAAACAGCTGACGTTCCTGGGTTAGCCCGGCCTGCAAACTGACCTCCTGCGCCAGACGTAACGACTGTTTGGCGGCACGCAGCGCCAGCGGTGAGTGGCGAGCGATGGTCGCCGCCAGTGTCAGCGCGTATTCGTCAGAGAGGTTGGCCGGATGGATATCGCTGACCAGCCCGGACTGCTGTGCCCGCTGGGCGTCAATGCTTTCACCGCTCAGTACCATGCGGCTGGCCAGAGCTTTGCCGACGCTACGAATCAGGCGCTGAGTCCCACCGGCCCCCGGCATGGTGCCGAGGGTGATTTCCGGCAGACCAAAGCGCGCGTTATCCCCGGCGATCACCAGGTCGCACAGCAGCGCCAGCTCGCAGCCCGCGCCCAGCGCGTAGCCGTTGACCACCGCAATCAGCGGCTTGTTAAAGGCATCGATACGCGCCCATAAGCGCGGACGAATATCATCAAAGGTGGCGGGCAAATCTTTTTCTGCCATTTCGTTAAGGTCTGCACCTGCCGCGAAATAACGGGTATTACCGCTAATCACGCAGACACTAATGCTCTCATCCGCCGCCGCACTTTCCAGCGCCTCGGCAAGCTGGGTCAGCAGCGCGTCATTCAGCGCATTACGCGCCTGCGGACGGTTTAGCGTTAGCTGTAAAACGCGGTCGTGACGGGTAATAAGGAGTTCGCTCATGCCATCCCCCGCGCATCAAAATCCACCACCACATCGCCGCTGGTTGGCAGCGCCTGACAGCTCAGCACATAGCCCGCAGCCAGTTCATCGGCTTCGAGGCTGTAGTTGGCTGCCATCGCCACTTCGCCGCGCACCACTTTGCATTTGCAGGTAGCGCAGACGCCGCCTTTGCAGGCAAACGGCAGGTCGGCACCCTGACGCAGTGCGGCATCGAGAATGCTGTCATCTTCCGCAGAGAGCGAAATCAGACGCTCGCGACCGTCCTGACGCAACGTCACGGTGCGCCCTTCGGCCTGTACGCCGGTGGCGCGTTTAACGCTGGTACCCGGCGTATTGAAACGCTCCAGGTGAATGGCTTTTTCCGGCATTCCCAGCGCACGCAGCGTGGTTTCAGCGTCATCCATCATCGCCGACGGGCCGCAGATAAAAGCGTCGTCAAAGCGGCTGAAATCGAGCAGGTGCTCAGACAGCGCGCGCAATTTGTCGCCGTCGATGCGCCCCTGTAACAGGTCGCTGTCCATCGACTCCTGGCTGAACAGATGGATCACCTGTAAACGCTGCGGATAGCGGTCTTTCAGATCGGCCAGCGCCTGACGGAACATCATGCTGTGGCTGCTGCGGTTGCTATAGATCAGGGTGAAGCGGCTGTCGCTTTCCATCGCCAGCGTGGCTTCGATAATCGCCATCATCGGCGTGATCCCGGAACCGGCGGCGATCGCCAGATAGTGGGCGCTGCGATCGACCTGTGGCTGGTAGCCAAAGTGACCCTGCGGCACCATCACCTCAAATTCCATGCCCTGCTGGATATCGCTCTGGGCGAAGCGTGAAAAACGGCCACCGTCGATGGCTTTCACCGCCACGCTGATTTCTGCCGGTGAGCGGCTGCGACAGATGGAGTAGCAACGGCGCAGTTCTTCACCACCAAGACAGGTTTTCAGCGTCAGATGCTGGCCCGGACGGAAGGCGTAGGCGCTACGCAGCGCGTCGGGAATGGCAAAGGTGATGGTCACCGCATCGCGGGTTTCCGGCTCGACCTTTGCCACGGTAAGCGAATGAAATATTGTCATCGCGACCTCAAATACATTTAAAGTAATCAAAGGGTTCACGGCAGCTTTCGCAGCGATACAGCGCTTTGCAGGCCGTGGAACCGAATTCGCTAATCAGCGAGCTGTGGGTGCTGCCGCAGCGTGGACAGAGCACATCCTTTGGCATTTCGTCGGCGTGACAGGCATGGGCCTGCGGCGGGCTGATGCCGTACTGACGCAGGCGCTCGCGGGCGTCCGGGCTCATCCAGTCGGTAGTCCACGGTGGGTCAAGCTGCAACACAATGTGCACCGGGGTGTAGCCGTGCTCGGTCATCACCGCGCGAATTTCACCTAACAGATGTTCGGTTGCCGGGCAGCCGGAATAGGTTGGCGTGAAGCCAATCACCCAGCCGTCGCCGTGACGATCTACACTGCGGACCATGCCGAGGTCTGTAATGGTCAGCACCGGGACTTCCGGGTCGGGGATAGCGCTTAGCAATCCCCAAACGGTGTGCACCTCAGCGGGCGCGATGGCGGCAAGACGTTGCATAGCGACCTCCGTTTACCACTGTTGACCGGGGTAAGCACGCTGCAGGTACTGCATCTCGGCCAGCATCGGCCCCAGATGTTCGCTGTGTAGCCCCTGTTTGCCGCCGCTGCGAAACGCCGCTTCTTGCGGGATCTGCAAACCGGAATCGAGCAGCGCGGTGTGTACCGTCGCCTGCCATTGGGCCTGTAGTTCACGCGGATCGACGGCGATCCCCTGCGCAATTAAAGCGATCTCCAGCTCATCGGCCTGGAACAGCTCGCCGGTGAAGCGCCACAGGCTATCAACCGCCTGCTGCATCAGGTTTGCCGAGTGTTCGGTGCCGTTGCCCAGACGTTCCAGCCAGCCGCGGCTAAAGCGCTGGTGATAGCGCACTTCTTTCAGCCCTTTGGCGGCGATGGCGGCAAGCTGTGCGTCACGGCTGTTGACCAGGCGGCTGAATAGCGCCACGTGCCAGACGTCGATAAAGAACTGGCGGGCGATGGTGTCGGCAAAGTTGCCGTTCGGCTGTTCGACCAGCAGCAGATTGCGGAACTGACGTTCATCGCGACCAAAGGCCAGCGTATCTTCGTCGCCGCTGCCGTTAAGCTCGGCGGCATAGCTGAGAAAATTGCGCGCCTGACCGAGCAGATCGAGGGCAATGTTTGCCAGCGCCAGGTCAATCTCCAGCTCCGGCGCATGGCCGCACCACGCGCCTAAACGCTGGGC
This Klebsiella sp. RHBSTW-00484 DNA region includes the following protein-coding sequences:
- a CDS encoding 3-hydroxyacyl-CoA dehydrogenase, with product MTQTLHTVAVIGGGTMGAGIVEVAASAGHSVLLYDISADAITRAVDGIAQRLASRVSRGKLRVEQAQALLARITPATELNQLADAQLVIEAASERLEIKQALFSQLAEICSPSTLLTSNTSSISITAIAAGIKHPERVAGLHFFNPAPVMKLVEVVSGLATSAEVVEQLCQSVSAWGKQPVRCRSTPGFIVNRVARPFYAEAWRALEEQVATPEVIDAALRDGGGFPMGPLALTDLIGQDVNFAVTCSVFNAFWQDRRFLPSLLQQELAIAGRLGKKSGHGVYRWPVEAAPELALAAVPAASGAKNIKRDVVTELDEVLLLETTGETALALSVQHNRPVVLYDYAAGDTVVLASAAINSQAATDKAVYFYQQQGKKVLRIADYPGLLVWRTVAMLANEALDALQKGVASAEDIDTAMRLGVNYPQGPIGWGESLGWGRVLRLLENLQQHYGEERYRPSALLREKALLEMRHE
- the paaG gene encoding 2-(1,2-epoxy-1,2-dihydrophenyl)acetyl-CoA isomerase PaaG — protein: MDAFILSDIDQGVMTITLNRPDRLNSFNDAMHQQLSESLKQAERDETIRCLLITGAGRGFCAGQDLNDRNVDPSGPAPDLGMSVERFYNPLVRRLAALPKPVICAVNGVAAGAGATLALGCDIVLAARSAKFVMAFSKLGLVPDCGGSWVLPRVTTRARAMGLMLLGDSLSAEQAAQWGMIWQLVDDAELKDTSLTLARHLASQPTYGLGLIKKALQLAETNSLDDQLDVERDFQRLAGRSDDYREGVSAFLGKRPPQFSGK
- the paaF gene encoding 2,3-dehydroadipyl-CoA hydratase PaaF, with the protein product MSELLITRHDRVLQLTLNRPQARNALNDALLTQLAEALESAAADESISVCVISGNTRYFAAGADLNEMAEKDLPATFDDIRPRLWARIDAFNKPLIAVVNGYALGAGCELALLCDLVIAGDNARFGLPEITLGTMPGAGGTQRLIRSVGKALASRMVLSGESIDAQRAQQSGLVSDIHPANLSDEYALTLAATIARHSPLALRAAKQSLRLAQEVSLQAGLTQERQLFTLLSATEDRREGIAAFLEKRTPAFKGR
- the paaE gene encoding 1,2-phenylacetyl-CoA epoxidase subunit PaaE encodes the protein MTIFHSLTVAKVEPETRDAVTITFAIPDALRSAYAFRPGQHLTLKTCLGGEELRRCYSICRSRSPAEISVAVKAIDGGRFSRFAQSDIQQGMEFEVMVPQGHFGYQPQVDRSAHYLAIAAGSGITPMMAIIEATLAMESDSRFTLIYSNRSSHSMMFRQALADLKDRYPQRLQVIHLFSQESMDSDLLQGRIDGDKLRALSEHLLDFSRFDDAFICGPSAMMDDAETTLRALGMPEKAIHLERFNTPGTSVKRATGVQAEGRTVTLRQDGRERLISLSAEDDSILDAALRQGADLPFACKGGVCATCKCKVVRGEVAMAANYSLEADELAAGYVLSCQALPTSGDVVVDFDARGMA
- the paaD gene encoding 1,2-phenylacetyl-CoA epoxidase subunit PaaD, whose amino-acid sequence is MQRLAAIAPAEVHTVWGLLSAIPDPEVPVLTITDLGMVRSVDRHGDGWVIGFTPTYSGCPATEHLLGEIRAVMTEHGYTPVHIVLQLDPPWTTDWMSPDARERLRQYGISPPQAHACHADEMPKDVLCPRCGSTHSSLISEFGSTACKALYRCESCREPFDYFKCI
- the paaC gene encoding 1,2-phenylacetyl-CoA epoxidase subunit PaaC; the encoded protein is MNNLNPVATYALRLGDNGLVLAQRLGAWCGHAPELEIDLALANIALDLLGQARNFLSYAAELNGSGDEDTLAFGRDERQFRNLLLVEQPNGNFADTIARQFFIDVWHVALFSRLVNSRDAQLAAIAAKGLKEVRYHQRFSRGWLERLGNGTEHSANLMQQAVDSLWRFTGELFQADELEIALIAQGIAVDPRELQAQWQATVHTALLDSGLQIPQEAAFRSGGKQGLHSEHLGPMLAEMQYLQRAYPGQQW